From Bradyrhizobium sp. NDS-1, the proteins below share one genomic window:
- a CDS encoding threonine ammonia-lyase, with protein MAEFSQSTSPDLSGFQVAPGDIHAAADTIRGAVVETPCSYSRTLSSICGCDIWLKFENLQFTSSFKERGALNRLTALSPEERARGVIAMSAGNHAQGVAYHAKRLGIPATIVMPIGTPMVKIENTRHHGAEVVVTGTTLEEAAAFARHHGEARGMIFVHPYDDPLVIAGQGTVGLEMMRAVPELDTLVVPIGGGGLISGIGIAAKSIKPSLRVLGVEAWLYPSMYNAIHGGNLPARGDTLAEGIAVKSPGKITTEIVRRLVDDIALVNEAELERAVATLISIEKTVVEGAGAAGLAALMSDPSRFAGQKVGLVLSGGNIDTRLIASVLTRELAREGRLTQLSLDIPDRPGQLAAVAALLAEAGANIIEVSHQRTFSDLPAKATLLQLVIETRDSAHLDEVMARLSASGLSARCA; from the coding sequence ATGGCTGAGTTCTCCCAAAGCACGTCGCCCGACCTGAGCGGTTTTCAGGTCGCGCCAGGCGACATTCATGCCGCCGCCGACACCATCCGGGGTGCGGTCGTCGAGACGCCCTGCAGCTACAGCCGCACGCTGAGCAGCATCTGCGGCTGCGACATCTGGCTCAAATTCGAGAACCTTCAGTTCACCTCGTCCTTCAAGGAGCGAGGCGCGCTCAACCGCCTCACCGCGCTGTCGCCGGAGGAGCGTGCGCGCGGCGTCATCGCCATGTCGGCCGGAAACCACGCGCAGGGCGTTGCCTATCACGCCAAGCGGCTCGGCATTCCCGCCACCATCGTCATGCCGATCGGTACGCCGATGGTGAAGATCGAGAACACTAGGCATCACGGCGCGGAAGTCGTCGTGACGGGCACGACGCTGGAGGAGGCGGCCGCGTTCGCTCGTCACCACGGCGAAGCCCGCGGCATGATCTTCGTCCACCCTTACGACGATCCGCTCGTGATCGCAGGGCAGGGTACCGTCGGGCTGGAAATGATGAGGGCGGTGCCGGAGCTCGATACGCTGGTCGTCCCGATCGGCGGCGGCGGCTTGATCAGCGGCATCGGCATTGCCGCGAAATCGATCAAGCCGTCACTGCGCGTTCTGGGCGTCGAGGCCTGGCTCTATCCCTCGATGTACAACGCCATCCATGGCGGCAATCTGCCGGCGCGCGGCGATACGCTCGCCGAAGGCATCGCGGTGAAATCGCCCGGTAAGATCACCACCGAAATCGTCCGCCGCCTCGTCGACGACATCGCGCTCGTCAACGAGGCCGAGCTCGAGCGCGCCGTGGCGACCCTGATTTCGATCGAGAAGACGGTGGTCGAGGGCGCCGGCGCCGCCGGCCTCGCCGCGCTGATGTCCGATCCCTCCCGCTTTGCCGGCCAGAAGGTCGGTCTCGTGCTGAGCGGCGGCAACATCGACACGCGGCTGATCGCATCCGTCCTCACGCGTGAGCTGGCGCGCGAGGGGCGGCTGACGCAGCTCTCGCTCGATATTCCTGATCGCCCCGGGCAGCTCGCCGCCGTCGCGGCGCTGCTGGCTGAGGCCGGTGCCAACATCATCGAGGTCTCGCACCAGCGGACGTTCTCCGACCTGCCGGCCAAGGCGACGTTGCTGCAGCTCGTCATCGAGACCCGCGACAGCGCGCATCTCGACGAGGTCATGGCAAGGCTCAGCGCGTCCGGCTTGAGCGCGCGCTGCGCCTGA
- a CDS encoding Mth938-like domain-containing protein has product MAGDPNAPHFPRSAPIEAYGKGGFAFAGMSHRGSLLCLPEAIWAWDVMDPQKIDRYSLDRVFTAANSIDTLLIGTGTGVWLPPPELRQALKAVRVVLDTMQTGPAVRTYNIMIGERRRVAAALIAVP; this is encoded by the coding sequence ATGGCCGGCGATCCCAACGCTCCCCATTTCCCGCGCTCGGCGCCGATCGAAGCCTATGGCAAGGGCGGCTTCGCCTTTGCCGGCATGTCGCATCGCGGCTCGCTGCTCTGCCTGCCGGAGGCGATCTGGGCCTGGGACGTAATGGATCCCCAGAAGATCGACCGCTATTCGCTGGATCGGGTCTTCACGGCCGCCAACAGCATCGACACGCTCCTGATCGGCACCGGAACCGGGGTTTGGCTGCCGCCGCCGGAGCTGCGCCAGGCGCTCAAGGCGGTGAGGGTGGTGCTGGACACGATGCAGACCGGTCCTGCCGTGCGCACCTACAACATCATGATCGGCGAACGGCGGCGGGTTGCCGCTGCGCTGATCGCGGTACCATGA
- a CDS encoding VOC family protein — translation MAKNTICLWFDKDAEAAARFYAETFPDSVVSAVHRAPSDYPSGKAGDVLTVEFTVAGVACLGLNGGPVFKHNEAFSFQIATDDQEETDRYWSAIVGNGGQESACGWCKDKWGISWQITPRVLTEALAAGGAEAKRAFDAMMGMTKIDVAAIEAARCG, via the coding sequence ATGGCGAAGAACACGATTTGCCTCTGGTTCGACAAGGACGCCGAGGCGGCTGCCCGCTTCTATGCTGAGACGTTCCCCGACAGCGTCGTGAGTGCCGTGCACCGTGCGCCCAGCGATTACCCGTCTGGCAAGGCTGGTGATGTGCTCACCGTCGAATTCACGGTGGCCGGCGTTGCCTGTCTCGGTCTCAACGGCGGTCCCGTCTTCAAGCACAATGAGGCCTTCTCGTTCCAGATCGCCACCGACGATCAGGAGGAGACCGACCGCTACTGGAGCGCAATCGTCGGCAATGGCGGGCAGGAAAGCGCCTGCGGTTGGTGCAAGGACAAATGGGGCATCTCCTGGCAGATCACGCCCCGCGTGCTGACCGAAGCACTGGCGGCCGGCGGGGCCGAGGCCAAGCGCGCCTTCGATGCGATGATGGGGATGACGAAGATCGACGTCGCGGCGATCGAGGCGGCACGGTGCGGCTGA
- a CDS encoding aminotransferase class V-fold PLP-dependent enzyme — protein sequence MIDIDRIRADTLATSRLAYLHNAGAALMPTRVVAAMQQHIDLESEIGGYAAADREAARLDAVYGSVARLLNAAPDEIALVENATVAWQMAFYSLSFGKGDRILTAEAEYAANYVAFLQVAKRTGAVIDVVPSDASGELGVHALERMIDERVKLIAITWVPTNGGLVNPAAAIGKIARARGIPYLLDACQAVGQMEVDVEAIGCDMLSATGRKFLRGPRGTGFLYVRRAMLQRLEPPMIDHFAAPWVSRNEYRLRDDARRFETWENNYAARLGLGAAVDYALEIGIAPIERRCRLLAGRLRSGLAALPGITIRDLGRAPGAIVSFTMDGHEADAIVASAAAAAITIGASDPPSTRIDAEIRALPHVVRASPHYYNTEAEVDRLVDHIAGLARR from the coding sequence GTGATCGACATCGACCGAATTCGCGCCGACACGCTTGCCACCTCCCGGCTGGCATATCTCCACAACGCCGGCGCGGCACTCATGCCGACCCGGGTTGTCGCGGCGATGCAGCAGCATATCGATCTGGAAAGCGAGATCGGCGGTTATGCCGCGGCAGACCGGGAGGCAGCGCGGCTCGATGCGGTCTACGGCTCGGTGGCGCGCCTGCTGAATGCTGCGCCCGACGAGATCGCGCTCGTGGAGAATGCGACGGTTGCCTGGCAGATGGCGTTCTATTCGCTTTCGTTTGGCAAAGGCGATCGCATCCTGACCGCCGAAGCCGAATACGCCGCCAACTACGTGGCGTTCCTTCAGGTCGCCAAACGCACCGGCGCGGTCATCGATGTGGTGCCAAGCGATGCCAGCGGCGAGCTCGGCGTCCACGCGCTCGAACGCATGATCGATGAGCGCGTCAAGCTGATCGCCATCACTTGGGTTCCGACCAACGGCGGACTGGTCAATCCCGCGGCGGCGATCGGCAAGATCGCCCGGGCGCGGGGCATTCCCTACCTGCTCGACGCCTGCCAGGCGGTCGGCCAGATGGAGGTGGACGTCGAGGCGATCGGCTGCGACATGCTGTCGGCCACGGGACGCAAATTCCTCCGCGGTCCGCGCGGCACCGGCTTTCTCTACGTCCGCAGGGCGATGCTGCAGCGGCTCGAGCCGCCGATGATCGATCACTTCGCCGCGCCCTGGGTCTCGCGCAATGAATATCGGCTGCGCGACGATGCGCGCCGTTTCGAGACCTGGGAGAACAATTACGCGGCGCGGCTGGGACTCGGCGCGGCCGTCGACTATGCCCTCGAGATCGGCATCGCTCCGATCGAACGACGTTGCCGCCTGCTTGCCGGCCGTCTTCGCAGCGGCCTGGCGGCCCTTCCCGGCATCACCATTCGTGACCTCGGACGCGCGCCGGGTGCCATTGTCAGCTTCACGATGGACGGGCACGAGGCGGACGCCATTGTCGCCAGTGCCGCTGCCGCCGCCATCACGATCGGCGCTTCCGATCCGCCGAGCACGCGCATCGATGCCGAAATTCGCGCGTTGCCGCATGTCGTGCGCGCGTCTCCGCACTATTACAACACGGAGGCCGAGGTCGACCGCCTGGTCGACCATATCGCGGGATTGGCGCGGCGGTAG
- a CDS encoding phytoene/squalene synthase family protein, which produces MSSTAPPPDSAAFCADLVRSHDFPRYAATLFAPAAERRALLALYAFNVEIVRVRDQVSQPLPGEIRFQWWTDLFSGLVHGSAEGNPVAAELLRAIRDFDLPVEPLSLLVDEHQFDLYNDPMPTLAALEGYLAATCSALFGLAAQVLGPPSEAAQHLARHAGLAQGIVQVITNLPRDASHRQLFLPQQVLASHGCQMEDLFAGKDTPNLRAVLEQLAGEAQQHLTTALSLLAQVPVAVRPAFLPLSQVRADLKRLAHPGRNPFAPQPTSRLGTLWTLWRASRSREFTK; this is translated from the coding sequence ATGAGCAGCACCGCGCCGCCGCCCGATTCGGCTGCCTTCTGCGCCGATCTCGTGCGCAGCCATGACTTTCCGCGCTATGCTGCGACCCTGTTCGCGCCCGCCGCCGAGCGTCGCGCATTGCTGGCGCTCTACGCCTTCAATGTCGAGATCGTCCGTGTCCGCGACCAGGTGAGCCAACCCTTGCCCGGCGAAATCCGCTTTCAATGGTGGACCGACCTGTTTTCGGGCCTGGTCCACGGCAGTGCCGAGGGCAATCCGGTCGCAGCCGAGCTGCTGCGTGCGATCCGTGATTTCGACCTGCCGGTCGAGCCGCTGTCGCTGCTCGTCGACGAGCACCAGTTCGACCTCTACAACGACCCCATGCCGACGCTGGCGGCGCTGGAGGGCTATCTGGCCGCCACCTGTTCGGCGTTATTTGGTCTGGCGGCTCAGGTCCTGGGGCCGCCATCGGAGGCGGCCCAGCATCTCGCCCGTCATGCGGGACTGGCGCAGGGCATCGTGCAGGTCATCACGAACCTGCCGCGCGATGCATCGCACCGGCAGCTGTTCCTGCCGCAGCAGGTGCTGGCGAGCCACGGCTGCCAGATGGAGGATTTGTTTGCCGGCAAGGACACGCCGAACCTGCGCGCCGTGCTGGAGCAGCTCGCGGGCGAGGCCCAGCAGCATTTGACCACGGCCTTGTCGCTGCTGGCGCAAGTGCCGGTCGCGGTGCGTCCGGCGTTTCTGCCGCTGAGCCAGGTGAGGGCCGATCTCAAGCGCCTGGCGCACCCGGGCCGCAATCCGTTCGCGCCGCAGCCGACGTCGCGGCTGGGCACGCTCTGGACGCTGTGGCGGGCTTCACGTTCCCGGGAATTTACCAAATAG
- the secD gene encoding protein translocase subunit SecD, with protein sequence MLYFTRWKALGIILTALIVCLCAVPNFFPEAQVKTWPAWAQRRLVLGLDLQGGSYLLLEVDSNYVKKERLDQVRDDVRRTLRDAKIGFTGGVTVRNDAVEVRITKESDVQPALAKLRELSQPLGGLMGSSGQRDLEVADAGGGVIRLNVPQAATLDRLRKTIEQSIQIVERRVNELGTVEPVIQRQGNDRILVQVPGLQDPTRLKELLGRTAKMEFRMVDASVPPDQAQAGRVPPESELLMSASPPPTPYVVKKQVLVAGGDLTDAQASFDQRTGEPVVSFKFNTSGARKFSQATQENVGLPFAIVLDNKVISAPVIREPITGGQGQISGSFTVQSANDLAILLRAGALPAPLTVVEERTVGPGLGQDSIEKGELAAYVGSILVIVFMLLTYRLFGVFANIAVAINVAMIFGLLSLLNATLTLPGIAGIVLTVGIAVDSNVLIYERIREELRGGRNAISAIDAGFKRALATILDSNITTFIAAAVLFYIGTGPVRGFAVTLGIGIITTVFTAFTLTRLIVAWWVRWKRPQSVPI encoded by the coding sequence ATGTTGTATTTCACGCGGTGGAAGGCGCTCGGGATCATCCTGACGGCGCTGATCGTGTGCCTCTGCGCGGTCCCGAACTTCTTTCCCGAGGCCCAGGTCAAGACCTGGCCAGCCTGGGCGCAGCGTCGGCTCGTGCTCGGCCTCGACCTTCAGGGCGGCTCCTATCTGCTGCTCGAGGTTGATTCCAACTACGTGAAGAAGGAGCGGCTCGATCAGGTCCGCGACGACGTTCGCCGGACGCTGCGCGATGCCAAGATCGGCTTCACCGGCGGTGTCACCGTGCGCAACGACGCGGTCGAGGTTCGCATCACCAAGGAATCCGACGTTCAGCCTGCGCTCGCCAAGCTGCGGGAGCTGTCGCAGCCGCTGGGCGGTCTGATGGGATCCAGCGGTCAGCGCGACCTCGAGGTCGCCGATGCCGGCGGCGGGGTGATCCGCCTGAACGTCCCGCAGGCCGCAACGCTCGATCGCCTGCGCAAGACCATCGAGCAGTCGATCCAGATCGTCGAGCGCCGCGTCAACGAGCTCGGCACCGTCGAGCCCGTGATCCAGCGCCAAGGCAACGACCGCATCCTGGTGCAGGTCCCCGGCCTGCAGGATCCGACCCGCCTGAAGGAACTGCTGGGCCGGACCGCGAAGATGGAATTCCGCATGGTCGATGCCTCCGTGCCGCCGGACCAGGCGCAAGCGGGCAGAGTGCCGCCGGAATCCGAACTGCTGATGAGCGCCTCGCCGCCACCGACCCCCTATGTGGTCAAGAAGCAGGTGCTGGTCGCCGGCGGCGACCTGACCGACGCCCAGGCGAGCTTCGACCAGCGTACGGGTGAGCCGGTCGTCAGCTTCAAGTTCAACACCTCGGGCGCGCGCAAGTTCTCGCAGGCGACGCAGGAGAACGTCGGGCTGCCGTTCGCCATCGTTCTGGACAACAAGGTGATCTCGGCGCCCGTCATCCGAGAGCCCATCACCGGCGGCCAGGGGCAGATCTCCGGTAGCTTCACCGTGCAATCTGCCAACGATCTTGCGATCCTCTTGCGCGCCGGCGCGCTGCCGGCGCCGCTGACCGTGGTCGAGGAGCGCACCGTCGGTCCAGGCCTCGGCCAGGACTCGATCGAGAAGGGCGAACTGGCGGCCTATGTCGGCTCGATCCTCGTCATCGTCTTCATGCTGTTGACCTACCGGCTGTTCGGGGTGTTCGCCAACATCGCGGTGGCCATCAACGTCGCCATGATCTTCGGCCTGTTGTCGCTACTCAATGCCACCCTGACGCTGCCCGGGATCGCCGGCATCGTGCTCACCGTCGGCATCGCGGTCGATTCCAACGTGCTGATCTACGAGCGCATCCGCGAGGAGCTGCGCGGCGGCCGCAATGCGATCTCGGCGATCGACGCCGGCTTCAAACGGGCGCTCGCGACCATCCTCGATTCCAACATCACCACCTTCATTGCTGCCGCGGTGCTGTTCTACATCGGCACCGGCCCGGTGCGCGGCTTTGCCGTGACGCTCGGCATCGGCATCATCACCACGGTGTTCACCGCTTTCACCCTGACCCGGCTGATCGTCGCCTGGTGGGTGCGGTGGAAGCGGCCGCAGAGCGTGCCGATCTAG
- the secF gene encoding protein translocase subunit SecF: MTQTVLIGLGVLIAILTVVSAFGWLPSLRIVPDDTHFDFTRFRRISFPISAALSIVAIVLFFTHGLNFGIDFRGGTLLEVKAKSGAADIAAMRTTLDALRLGEVQLQQFGGPENVLIRVAEQPGGDAAQQEAVQKVRNALGDSVEYRRVEVVGPRVSGELLAFGMLGLMLAIFGILIYLWFRFEWQFALGAMIANVHDIVLTIGFMSISQVDFDLTSIAALLTILGYSLNDTVVIYDRIREMLRRYKKMPMPQLLNESINSTLSRSIITHVTVTLALLALLLFGGHAIHSFTAVMMFGVVLVGTYTSIFIAAPILIYLGVGEHREDAKEETPPAKKSKA; this comes from the coding sequence GTGACTCAGACCGTTCTCATCGGGCTCGGCGTCCTCATCGCCATCCTCACCGTGGTCTCGGCGTTCGGCTGGCTGCCGTCGCTGCGCATCGTTCCCGACGATACGCATTTCGACTTCACGCGCTTCCGTCGCATCAGTTTTCCGATCTCGGCCGCGCTGTCGATCGTCGCGATCGTGCTGTTCTTCACCCATGGCCTGAATTTCGGCATCGACTTCCGCGGCGGTACGCTGCTGGAAGTGAAGGCAAAGTCGGGCGCAGCCGACATCGCTGCGATGCGCACGACGCTCGATGCCTTGCGTCTCGGCGAAGTGCAGTTGCAGCAGTTCGGCGGACCCGAGAACGTCCTGATCCGCGTCGCGGAGCAGCCGGGTGGCGACGCCGCCCAGCAGGAGGCCGTGCAGAAGGTCCGCAACGCGCTTGGCGATTCCGTGGAATATCGCCGCGTCGAGGTGGTCGGCCCGCGCGTCTCCGGCGAATTGCTGGCCTTCGGCATGCTCGGCCTGATGCTCGCGATCTTCGGCATCCTGATCTATCTCTGGTTCCGGTTCGAATGGCAGTTCGCGCTGGGCGCCATGATCGCCAACGTCCACGACATCGTGCTGACGATCGGCTTCATGTCGATCAGTCAGGTCGATTTCGACCTGACCAGCATCGCGGCGCTGCTCACCATTCTCGGCTATTCGCTCAACGACACCGTCGTCATCTACGACCGTATCCGCGAGATGCTGCGCCGCTACAAGAAGATGCCGATGCCGCAGCTTCTCAACGAGTCCATCAACTCGACGCTGTCGCGCTCGATCATCACCCACGTCACCGTGACGCTGGCGCTGCTCGCGCTGCTCTTGTTCGGCGGTCACGCGATCCACAGCTTCACCGCGGTGATGATGTTCGGCGTGGTGCTGGTGGGCACCTATACGTCGATCTTCATTGCGGCCCCGATCCTGATCTATCTCGGCGTCGGCGAGCACCGCGAGGATGCGAAAGAAGAGACTCCGCCGGCGAAGAAAAGCAAGGCATGA
- a CDS encoding ATP-binding protein: MPKNLSKSPAGKGPRTPARKPARVAANRPKATTSGALEAAPDLSQERIVRALETIAAHLSAQGKPAVSAESFKQADAYVWHPDGRLAAVPRVSRVELFLLKGVDRMRDILMENTERFANGLPANNALLWGARGMGKSSLVKAAHASINAERRPADKLKLIEIHREDIESLPALMEQLRASAFRFIVFCDDLSFDGNDASYKSLKAVLEGGIEGRPENVILYATSNRRHLLAREMIENERSTAINPGEAVEEKVSLSDRFGLWLGFHRCSQDEYLAMVRGYCSHFGIEVDDEALEREALEWSTTRGSRSGRVAWQFVQELAGRLGVKLTAT, from the coding sequence ATGCCCAAAAACCTCAGCAAAAGCCCGGCCGGCAAAGGCCCCCGTACACCTGCCAGAAAGCCCGCCCGCGTCGCGGCAAATCGCCCCAAGGCGACGACCAGTGGGGCCCTCGAGGCAGCGCCCGACCTCTCCCAGGAGCGCATCGTCCGCGCGCTGGAGACCATTGCGGCGCACCTGTCCGCCCAGGGCAAGCCGGCCGTCTCCGCGGAGTCGTTCAAACAGGCGGATGCCTATGTCTGGCATCCCGACGGCCGCCTTGCGGCCGTGCCGCGGGTCAGCCGCGTCGAGTTGTTCCTGCTGAAGGGCGTCGACCGGATGCGCGACATCCTGATGGAGAACACCGAGCGCTTCGCCAACGGCCTACCCGCCAACAACGCGCTGCTCTGGGGCGCACGCGGGATGGGCAAATCGTCGCTGGTGAAGGCCGCGCATGCCAGCATCAACGCGGAGCGAAGGCCGGCCGACAAGCTGAAGCTGATCGAGATCCATCGCGAGGACATCGAAAGCCTGCCCGCGCTGATGGAGCAGCTTCGGGCCTCCGCCTTCCGCTTCATCGTGTTCTGCGACGATCTCTCATTCGACGGCAACGACGCCTCGTACAAGTCGCTGAAGGCGGTGCTCGAAGGCGGCATCGAGGGCCGGCCCGAGAACGTCATCCTCTACGCCACCTCGAACCGCCGCCATCTGCTCGCACGGGAGATGATCGAGAACGAGCGCTCCACCGCGATCAATCCCGGCGAAGCGGTCGAGGAGAAGGTCTCACTGTCGGATCGCTTCGGCCTCTGGCTCGGCTTCCACCGCTGCAGCCAGGACGAATATCTCGCCATGGTACGCGGCTATTGCAGCCATTTCGGCATTGAGGTCGACGACGAGGCGCTAGAGCGCGAGGCGCTGGAATGGTCGACCACCCGCGGCTCACGCTCGGGCCGTGTCGCCTGGCAGTTCGTGCAAGAGCTGGCGGGCCGGCTGGGCGTGAAGCTGACGGCGACGTAG
- the yajC gene encoding preprotein translocase subunit YajC: MFITPAYAQAAGAGDTNSMLMSLLPFALIFVIMYFLILRPQQKKVRDHADLVKNIRRGDTVVTSGGLVGKVTKVVDDDQIEFEISDGVRVRQMRQMISGVRAKGEPAKESKESAKDAAKDDAASK, from the coding sequence ATGTTCATTACTCCTGCGTATGCCCAGGCCGCGGGCGCCGGCGACACCAACAGCATGTTGATGTCGCTGCTGCCGTTCGCCCTGATCTTCGTGATCATGTACTTCCTGATTCTGCGCCCGCAGCAGAAGAAGGTCCGCGACCACGCCGACCTGGTGAAGAACATCCGCCGCGGCGACACCGTCGTGACCTCGGGCGGCCTCGTCGGCAAGGTCACCAAGGTCGTCGATGACGACCAGATCGAGTTCGAGATTTCCGACGGCGTGCGGGTGCGGCAGATGCGCCAGATGATCTCCGGCGTGCGCGCCAAGGGCGAGCCGGCCAAGGAATCCAAGGAAAGCGCGAAGGACGCCGCCAAGGACGACGCTGCGTCGAAGTGA
- a CDS encoding CAP domain-containing protein → MHRVVGGLVAGLLLLTVAPARADSPAELISSFRLKHGEVRVVRDATLDRIAMDQARAMAAKDDLSHDALGPFNRRVAPAGAGRAAENIAYGYDNFEKTLGQWIDSSGHRKNLLLRNASRVGIASARNASGKRTYWAMVIAGDYEPKGKGKKKDKEPVVAVKREAAPASKPKSSTCHIKLLSLCI, encoded by the coding sequence ATGCATCGTGTGGTTGGCGGTCTGGTCGCCGGCCTTCTGCTGCTGACAGTCGCGCCGGCACGAGCTGACTCCCCGGCCGAGTTGATCTCCAGCTTCCGCCTCAAGCACGGTGAAGTCCGCGTCGTCCGCGACGCCACCCTCGACCGCATCGCCATGGACCAAGCCCGCGCGATGGCCGCCAAGGACGATCTCAGCCACGACGCGCTCGGCCCGTTCAACCGCCGTGTCGCACCGGCCGGCGCCGGCCGCGCCGCCGAGAACATCGCCTATGGCTACGATAATTTCGAGAAGACCCTGGGCCAGTGGATCGACTCGTCCGGGCACCGCAAGAACCTGTTGCTGCGCAACGCCTCCCGCGTCGGCATCGCCAGCGCCAGGAACGCCAGCGGCAAGCGCACCTACTGGGCCATGGTGATCGCGGGCGATTACGAGCCGAAGGGCAAAGGCAAGAAGAAGGACAAGGAGCCCGTCGTTGCCGTGAAACGCGAGGCCGCGCCGGCAAGCAAGCCGAAGTCCAGCACCTGTCACATCAAGCTGCTCAGCCTCTGCATCTGA
- a CDS encoding LysM peptidoglycan-binding domain-containing M23 family metallopeptidase: MSVVAELLYSRRVPQVAVLALISFSFAGCSADMSSRLSQSNFSNPFASDQTGSVQQAPPQQRELPQYSRPQTQPGYYQSQPLPPPAVSAPQSYPAASGGGVSGGGRGVSSYAPPAQPHLETTATVPPRSVAAAQPAGGTKIIVGTSDTLDVLAKRYHVTPQAILAANGYKGPRALSPGQQLIIPHPATAAAPAPAPAPVAAAPAAKPVAAMAAPPSTHFVNHGDTLASIARKNRISSAELARANGLDPSAKLKLGTRLTVPGAKTAAVAAPVAAAPVAGTLQPVAAAPAPATKMAAVAAPVQSARLAQATTNVEEKPAETPAKAAETTSALPTFRWPVRGKVVTSYGAKTNGKSNDGINLAVPEGTPVKAAEDGVVAYSGNELKGYGNLVLVRHSNGYVTAYAHASELLVKRGDTIKRGQVIAKSGQSGEVASPQLHFEIRKGSSPVDPLQFLNGA, encoded by the coding sequence GCTGATTTCCTTCAGCTTCGCAGGGTGCAGCGCCGACATGTCGTCGCGGCTGTCCCAGTCGAACTTCTCCAATCCCTTTGCCTCAGACCAGACCGGTTCGGTGCAGCAGGCGCCGCCGCAGCAGCGTGAGCTGCCGCAATATTCGCGGCCGCAGACGCAGCCCGGTTATTATCAGTCGCAGCCTTTGCCGCCGCCGGCGGTCTCCGCGCCGCAATCCTATCCCGCTGCGTCAGGTGGAGGGGTGTCCGGAGGCGGGCGCGGCGTCAGCTCCTACGCACCTCCGGCGCAGCCGCATCTGGAGACCACGGCCACCGTGCCGCCGCGCTCCGTTGCCGCCGCTCAGCCGGCTGGCGGGACCAAGATCATCGTCGGTACCAGCGACACGCTCGACGTGCTCGCCAAGCGCTACCACGTCACGCCGCAAGCGATCCTCGCCGCCAACGGCTACAAGGGCCCGCGCGCGCTCTCGCCCGGCCAGCAGCTCATCATCCCGCATCCGGCCACGGCCGCTGCGCCCGCACCTGCGCCGGCCCCGGTCGCGGCGGCTCCCGCTGCGAAGCCGGTTGCTGCCATGGCTGCGCCACCGAGCACCCACTTCGTCAATCATGGCGACACGCTCGCCAGCATTGCCCGCAAGAACCGTATTTCGTCGGCCGAGCTTGCTCGTGCCAACGGCCTCGATCCCTCAGCCAAGCTCAAGCTCGGCACCAGGCTGACCGTGCCCGGTGCCAAGACCGCCGCCGTTGCGGCTCCGGTCGCGGCAGCGCCGGTTGCGGGGACGCTGCAGCCGGTGGCCGCAGCTCCTGCGCCGGCCACCAAGATGGCGGCCGTTGCCGCACCGGTGCAGAGCGCGCGCCTGGCCCAGGCCACGACGAACGTCGAAGAGAAGCCCGCCGAGACCCCGGCGAAGGCCGCGGAGACCACCAGCGCGCTGCCGACCTTCCGCTGGCCGGTGCGCGGCAAGGTGGTCACGAGCTACGGCGCCAAGACAAACGGCAAGTCCAATGACGGCATCAATCTCGCGGTGCCCGAGGGGACGCCGGTCAAGGCTGCCGAAGATGGTGTCGTCGCTTATTCCGGCAACGAGCTGAAGGGTTACGGCAATCTGGTCCTGGTTCGGCATTCCAACGGCTACGTCACCGCATATGCCCATGCGAGTGAGCTGCTGGTGAAGCGCGGCGATACCATCAAGCGCGGTCAGGTCATTGCCAAGTCGGGTCAATCCGGGGAAGTGGCGTCGCCGCAGCTCCACTTCGAGATCCGCAAGGGATCGAGCCCGGTTGACCCGCTTCAATTCCTGAACGGGGCGTGA